The Synechocystis sp. PCC 7509 genome includes a window with the following:
- the pilM gene encoding type IV pilus assembly protein PilM has protein sequence MVNRFKNLLAKRKVGVGIELAPERINVAQLSKQRQGFKLSALSSFPVPEGIFQDGQIVDSAALAELITSALAQSKIKAQRVATAVPGRESLVRLIPLPAELDDRELREMVLNHEAGLYLPYPREEADVDYQKLGYFVDEDGIEKVQVLLVATRKEITDAYMETFAQAGLEVDVLEINSFSLIRTIREQLRQFAPQEAAVLVDIEFDNTEIAIIVDGVPQFSRTVPIGTYQLQAALLRATKLPATRDTRMLQTISIPYTEGDEVEDSITSTNPGMASLLRVLGELTDELRRSLDFYLNQNSNLEIQQILLAGPGGGINNLEEFFRQKLNLPTVQIDPVSALSLEVDEEQFTKAQRPGLGIVLGLGLREAWGDV, from the coding sequence GTGGTTAATCGTTTTAAAAATTTATTGGCAAAACGCAAAGTAGGCGTTGGCATTGAACTTGCTCCTGAGAGAATTAATGTAGCTCAACTAAGCAAGCAACGTCAGGGGTTCAAGTTATCGGCATTATCATCTTTTCCAGTTCCTGAAGGAATTTTTCAAGATGGTCAAATTGTTGACTCTGCCGCCTTGGCAGAACTAATTACCTCAGCTTTAGCCCAAAGCAAAATCAAAGCCCAGCGCGTCGCCACAGCAGTACCAGGGAGAGAGTCTTTAGTCAGACTAATTCCTTTACCTGCCGAACTTGACGATCGCGAACTGAGGGAAATGGTACTAAATCACGAAGCTGGTCTATACTTACCATACCCTAGGGAAGAAGCCGACGTTGATTATCAAAAGCTAGGGTATTTTGTCGATGAAGACGGCATCGAGAAAGTCCAAGTATTATTAGTCGCCACGCGCAAAGAGATTACCGATGCCTATATGGAAACCTTTGCTCAAGCAGGGTTAGAAGTAGACGTTTTAGAAATCAATAGTTTTTCCTTGATTCGGACTATCCGCGAACAACTACGACAATTTGCTCCCCAAGAAGCGGCAGTTTTAGTAGATATTGAGTTTGACAATACAGAAATTGCCATTATTGTTGACGGAGTGCCGCAATTTTCGCGCACTGTACCAATAGGAACTTACCAGTTACAAGCGGCACTATTACGAGCAACAAAATTACCCGCAACTAGAGATACGCGGATGTTACAAACCATTTCCATTCCTTATACCGAGGGCGATGAGGTTGAAGACTCAATTACATCGACCAATCCAGGAATGGCATCATTGCTAAGAGTTTTAGGAGAACTAACCGACGAATTACGCCGCTCGCTCGATTTCTACTTGAATCAAAATAGCAACTTGGAAATTCAGCAAATTTTATTAGCAGGACCTGGAGGCGGAATTAATAACCTAGAGGAATTTTTTCGCCAAAAGTTAAACTTACCAACAGTGCAGATAGATCCGGTATCGGCTTTGTCGTTAGAAGTAGACGAAGAGCAATTTACCAAAGCTCAAAGACCAGGACTTGGAATTGTACTCGGATTAGGACTTAGAGAGGCGTGGGGCGATGTATAG
- a CDS encoding ABC transporter substrate-binding protein has product MSTIQRLKNKIRLWQKLGIFAILGLMLSWLVSCNTGNVNTQVQQSNSANPPLEFWTMQLQPEFTDYFQSLISTFETENPGIKINWVDVPWSAMESKILTAVAAKTAPDVVNLNPDFASQLATRNAWLDLDTKVPKEVLSTYLPNIWQASTLEGKSFGIPWYLTTRLTIYNTELLQQAGISKPPSNYTELAQVAKQLKDKTGKYAMFTTFVAEDSAEVLESLVQMGVTLVDDQGKAAFNTPKGKEAFEYWVNLYKDGLLPKEALTQGHRHGIEMYQSGEAAMLASGGEFLQAIATNAPQIAKVSATAPQITGETGKKNVAVMNLVIPRDTEQPDNALKFALFVTNNQNQLSFAKAANVLPSTTAALGDSYFKTVAANGSALEKARVISAGELPKAEVLVPAMKSINVLQKAIYENLQAAMLGEKTVDQAVTDAAQEWDNRA; this is encoded by the coding sequence ATGTCAACAATACAAAGGTTAAAAAATAAAATCAGGCTTTGGCAAAAACTCGGAATTTTTGCAATACTTGGCTTAATGTTAAGCTGGCTTGTTAGCTGTAATACAGGTAACGTAAATACGCAAGTCCAGCAATCTAATAGTGCCAATCCGCCCCTAGAATTTTGGACAATGCAGTTGCAGCCAGAGTTTACAGATTATTTCCAAAGTTTGATTAGTACGTTTGAAACGGAGAATCCTGGTATCAAAATTAACTGGGTTGACGTTCCTTGGTCGGCAATGGAAAGCAAAATTTTAACGGCAGTAGCGGCGAAAACTGCCCCAGATGTTGTGAATCTTAACCCAGATTTTGCGTCTCAATTAGCAACGCGCAATGCTTGGCTAGACTTGGATACAAAAGTACCAAAGGAGGTGTTGTCAACTTATTTACCGAATATTTGGCAAGCTAGTACCTTAGAGGGTAAAAGCTTTGGTATTCCGTGGTATTTAACTACACGTTTAACTATTTACAATACTGAGTTGTTGCAGCAGGCAGGTATTAGTAAGCCGCCATCAAATTATACGGAACTTGCCCAAGTAGCGAAACAACTTAAAGATAAAACTGGTAAGTATGCTATGTTTACTACTTTTGTTGCCGAAGATTCCGCCGAAGTATTGGAGTCATTGGTGCAAATGGGTGTGACTTTGGTAGACGACCAAGGGAAAGCAGCCTTTAATACACCAAAAGGGAAAGAAGCTTTTGAGTATTGGGTAAATCTTTATAAAGATGGTTTATTACCAAAAGAGGCGTTGACTCAAGGGCATAGGCACGGTATAGAAATGTACCAGTCTGGCGAAGCGGCAATGTTGGCATCGGGAGGAGAATTTCTCCAGGCGATCGCAACTAATGCCCCACAAATTGCTAAAGTATCGGCTACAGCCCCACAAATTACCGGAGAGACAGGTAAAAAGAATGTAGCAGTAATGAATTTAGTGATTCCTCGCGATACCGAACAACCAGATAATGCGCTTAAGTTTGCCTTGTTTGTGACCAATAATCAAAATCAGCTAAGTTTTGCTAAAGCTGCTAATGTTTTACCTTCGACTACCGCCGCCTTGGGCGATAGTTACTTCAAAACCGTTGCGGCTAATGGGAGTGCTTTGGAAAAGGCGCGAGTAATTAGCGCTGGAGAATTGCCAAAAGCTGAAGTATTAGTTCCAGCGATGAAGAGTATCAATGTTTTGCAAAAGGCAATTTATGAAAACTTGCAAGCAGCGATGTTAGGAGAGAAAACTGTAGATCAAGCTGTAACCGATGCCGCCCAAGAATGGGACAATCGCGCTTAA
- a CDS encoding YkvA family protein — protein MMQRWKKQLKLLQQETYAIYIACKDPRVPWYARLLAAVVVAYAFSPIDLIPDIIPVIGYLDDLILVPLGIALVIKMIPPDVLVECREKAATAMADGKPTNWVAAIIVVCLWFLLGIGAVVWLKAIFG, from the coding sequence ATGATGCAGAGATGGAAAAAACAGTTAAAGCTACTCCAGCAAGAAACCTATGCGATATATATTGCTTGCAAAGATCCGCGCGTACCTTGGTATGCAAGATTATTAGCGGCGGTGGTAGTTGCTTATGCTTTTAGCCCCATTGATCTTATTCCTGACATAATTCCGGTAATTGGTTATCTTGACGATCTAATTTTGGTGCCTTTGGGGATTGCTTTAGTAATTAAAATGATTCCCCCAGATGTATTAGTTGAATGTCGAGAAAAAGCAGCTACAGCAATGGCTGACGGGAAACCGACAAATTGGGTAGCCGCAATTATTGTAGTTTGTTTGTGGTTTTTGTTAGGGATTGGGGCGGTAGTATGGCTAAAAGCTATATTTGGCTAA
- the cax gene encoding calcium/proton exchanger: MSIKKTLSIALLVFIPISIAAEYLHWGTLTVFITSGIAIIPLAIWLSTATEEVAVVAGSSIGALLNAVFGNATELIIALVALKAGLVDIVKASITGTIISNLLLVMGLSMLLGGLRYKEQEFQPIVARVNGSSMTLAVTAIVLPTMVIYTSNGVEEGAILNLSITVAVILMIVYALTLLFSLKTHSYLYEVGLVELEGEIQAGEAETPAHKPNLTLWIGVLVVATLAVAFESEIFVGVVEEATKGLGLTPLFTGVILLPLVGGAAEYVTAVSVAIKNNMDLSVSVAMGSSLLVALLVAPILVLVGVAIGQPMDLNFNPFEVVAVAVAVAVANLISLDGRSNWLEGTLLLATYAVLGAAFYFHPA, encoded by the coding sequence ATGTCAATCAAAAAAACTCTTTCTATCGCTTTACTTGTCTTCATTCCGATTTCAATTGCTGCGGAGTATTTGCACTGGGGTACGCTGACAGTATTTATTACGTCGGGAATTGCAATTATCCCTTTGGCGATATGGTTAAGTACGGCGACAGAAGAAGTTGCGGTTGTGGCGGGTTCGTCTATTGGGGCGCTGTTAAATGCTGTATTTGGCAATGCAACGGAGCTAATTATTGCTCTAGTTGCCCTAAAAGCAGGCTTGGTTGACATTGTAAAAGCAAGTATTACAGGAACTATTATTAGTAACTTGTTGCTGGTGATGGGGCTGTCTATGCTGCTAGGAGGATTGCGTTATAAAGAGCAAGAATTTCAGCCAATTGTCGCGCGGGTAAATGGTTCTTCGATGACGCTGGCGGTGACGGCGATCGTTTTGCCTACAATGGTAATTTATACATCCAATGGAGTTGAAGAAGGGGCAATTCTCAATCTATCAATTACTGTCGCCGTCATATTAATGATTGTTTATGCCTTGACGCTGTTATTTTCCTTGAAAACTCACAGCTACCTTTATGAGGTGGGGTTGGTAGAATTAGAAGGAGAAATTCAAGCTGGCGAAGCCGAAACTCCTGCTCATAAACCTAACTTGACTTTGTGGATTGGTGTATTAGTTGTTGCTACTTTGGCGGTTGCTTTTGAATCAGAAATTTTTGTAGGTGTTGTGGAAGAAGCTACAAAAGGATTGGGTTTGACTCCATTATTTACCGGGGTAATTCTTTTACCTTTAGTTGGCGGTGCTGCGGAATATGTTACGGCGGTAAGCGTGGCGATAAAAAATAATATGGATTTATCTGTATCGGTAGCAATGGGATCTAGCTTGCTTGTAGCGCTTTTGGTTGCACCTATTTTAGTTTTAGTTGGAGTTGCGATCGGTCAACCAATGGATCTTAATTTTAATCCCTTTGAAGTTGTTGCAGTTGCGGTTGCTGTTGCAGTTGCTAATTTAATTAGTTTAGATGGACGTTCTAATTGGTTAGAAGGAACATTATTACTAGCAACTTATGCAGTTTTGGGAGCAGCTTTTTACTTTCACCCAGCTTAA
- the pcrA gene encoding DNA helicase PcrA: MTTIDFLSHLNPSQRQAVEHYCGALLVVAGAGSGKTRALTYRISNLILKHRVDPENILAVTFTNKAAREMKDRIQKLFAEQLAVTNHGKPLEQLPPVQQVQLRSHVYKEYIKNLWVGTFHSLLSRILRYDIEKYQDEKGRKWNRNFSIFDEADAQGLVKEIVVRKLNLDDKKFEPRSVRYAISNAKNQGITPQDFERDQPNYRGRVIAEVYGHYQDKLAENNALDFDDLILIPVKLFQQNEQVLDYWHRKFKHILVDEYQDTNRIQYDLIRLLVTNGEMTKSEWNWQNRSVFVVGDADQSIYSFRMADFTILLEFQNNFGDGLPDDDTRTMVKLEENYRSTDNILEAANELISNNTQRIDKVLKPTRGAGEQINIYRAEDETVEADFVVNQIRTLESKNSELHWGSFAILYRTNAQSRPFEDLLVRRGIPYTIVGGLKFYDRKEIKDIIGYLRAIANPADTVSLLRIINTPRRGIGKATIDNLLKASQELGLPLWEILSDETSVNTLAGRSAKGVNSFARIISTWIEQVDTASPSEIVQGVLEASGYVQELQNQGTDESAERLLNVQELYNAVKQFEEETEEPNLGSFLASTALTSDLDNLKEGQTAVSLLTLHASKGLEFPVVFLVGLEQGLFPNFRSLNDPASLEEERRLCYVGITRAEERLYISHARERRLYGNRESATPSQFLAELPEELLTAKKQTRVASKSTSSKRTTRSSNQIWQVGDRILHRSFGIGEITHILGSGNKISLAIAFPSLNQKKIIDPRIAQLEKVD; encoded by the coding sequence ATGACAACTATCGATTTTCTCAGCCATCTTAACCCCAGCCAACGTCAAGCGGTAGAGCATTATTGCGGTGCTTTATTGGTAGTTGCGGGGGCGGGTTCTGGCAAAACTAGAGCGCTAACTTATCGCATTTCTAACTTAATTTTAAAGCATCGAGTCGATCCCGAAAATATTTTAGCGGTTACTTTTACTAATAAAGCTGCGCGGGAAATGAAAGATCGCATTCAAAAGTTATTTGCCGAACAATTGGCGGTTACTAATCATGGTAAACCTTTAGAGCAGTTGCCACCAGTCCAACAAGTTCAATTGCGATCGCACGTTTATAAAGAATACATCAAAAACCTTTGGGTGGGAACGTTTCACAGCCTTTTATCTCGCATTTTACGGTACGACATTGAAAAATATCAAGATGAAAAAGGGCGTAAATGGAATCGTAACTTCTCTATATTCGATGAAGCCGACGCGCAAGGATTGGTTAAAGAAATTGTTGTCAGAAAGCTAAATTTAGACGATAAAAAATTTGAGCCGCGTTCAGTTCGCTATGCAATTAGTAATGCTAAAAACCAAGGAATTACCCCCCAAGATTTTGAAAGAGATCAACCAAATTATCGCGGACGAGTAATTGCAGAAGTTTACGGTCATTATCAAGACAAACTAGCTGAAAATAATGCTTTAGACTTTGACGACTTGATCTTAATTCCGGTTAAGTTATTTCAACAAAACGAGCAAGTATTAGATTATTGGCACAGAAAATTTAAGCATATTTTAGTAGATGAATATCAAGATACAAATAGGATTCAATACGATCTAATTCGGCTCTTAGTTACAAATGGAGAAATGACTAAAAGTGAATGGAATTGGCAAAACCGCTCGGTGTTTGTAGTAGGGGATGCCGATCAATCTATTTATAGTTTCCGCATGGCAGACTTTACAATTTTGCTAGAGTTTCAGAACAATTTTGGCGATGGTTTGCCCGATGACGATACACGCACAATGGTTAAGTTAGAGGAAAACTATCGCTCTACAGACAATATTTTAGAAGCTGCTAACGAACTAATTTCCAATAATACCCAACGCATTGATAAAGTTCTTAAACCTACTAGAGGTGCGGGAGAACAAATTAATATATATAGAGCTGAAGATGAAACCGTTGAAGCAGATTTTGTAGTCAATCAAATTCGGACATTAGAAAGTAAAAACAGCGAACTTCACTGGGGTAGTTTTGCTATTTTGTACCGAACTAATGCGCAATCTCGCCCTTTTGAAGACTTGCTAGTACGGCGGGGTATACCTTATACAATTGTCGGTGGTTTAAAGTTCTACGATCGCAAAGAGATTAAAGATATTATAGGATACTTGAGAGCGATCGCAAATCCAGCAGATACGGTAAGTTTATTGCGTATAATCAATACACCCCGGCGCGGAATTGGTAAAGCCACCATAGATAATCTTTTAAAAGCTTCCCAAGAATTAGGTTTACCATTATGGGAAATCTTGAGCGATGAAACCTCTGTAAATACTTTAGCTGGACGTTCTGCTAAAGGTGTAAATAGTTTTGCAAGGATAATCAGCACTTGGATTGAACAAGTAGATACAGCTTCACCATCGGAGATTGTGCAAGGGGTTTTAGAAGCCTCTGGCTATGTGCAAGAATTGCAAAATCAAGGTACAGATGAAAGTGCTGAAAGACTGCTAAACGTTCAAGAACTTTATAACGCTGTCAAGCAATTTGAAGAAGAAACCGAAGAACCAAATCTTGGATCTTTTCTAGCAAGTACAGCTTTAACTTCAGATTTAGATAACTTAAAAGAAGGACAAACCGCCGTTTCTTTACTAACTTTACACGCCTCGAAAGGTTTAGAATTTCCGGTAGTGTTTTTAGTAGGATTAGAACAAGGTTTATTTCCTAATTTCCGCTCGTTAAACGATCCGGCATCTTTGGAAGAAGAACGGCGTTTATGTTACGTTGGTATAACTCGCGCTGAAGAAAGATTATACATTTCTCACGCCCGTGAACGTCGCTTGTATGGTAATAGAGAAAGCGCAACACCATCGCAGTTTTTAGCAGAGTTACCAGAAGAATTATTAACAGCAAAAAAACAAACGCGAGTTGCTAGTAAATCTACATCTAGTAAACGTACTACTCGCTCTAGCAATCAAATTTGGCAAGTAGGCGATCGCATTTTACACCGAAGTTTTGGAATTGGCGAAATTACCCACATTTTAGGTTCTGGGAACAAGATATCATTAGCGATCGCTTTTCCTAGTCTCAATCAAAAGAAAATTATCGATCCAAGAATTGCTCAATTAGAAAAAGTAGATTAA
- a CDS encoding DNA cytosine methyltransferase codes for MVLTLPVAIDLFAGAGGFGLGFEMAGFSIPLSVEIDVWACDTLRYNRPNMNVVQHDICDINTNDRIKEICSIEPDIIIGGPPCQGFSIAGSAQKDPKDPRNSLFLNFAQWINCLRPKAFIMENVKGLLSRKNTEGEKVINIIKKTFEEIGYFVEIWLLNSAEYGVPQIRERVFIVGNTLGKTLGTPLKTHSLNLSNMKDFQLSSLENTGLFPSLSLWDAISDLPSLNAREGKEEQSYISLPQNIYQNWIRNSSQVLYNHVAMEHSQRVVERFKQIKWGESSSDVPKNYSARRRSGNGELSMISYDQNNRRLHPYKPSHTIAASFYANFVHPFQDRNLTAREGARIQSFPDKYRFLGKKTVVSHKLLHREERFNEQFLCQYNQVGNAVPPILAKAIALHLKEQLKLCPQALEIL; via the coding sequence ATGGTATTGACATTACCTGTTGCTATTGATTTATTTGCTGGCGCTGGAGGCTTCGGTTTAGGATTTGAAATGGCAGGTTTCTCTATTCCATTATCTGTTGAAATTGACGTTTGGGCTTGTGACACCCTCCGCTATAACCGTCCTAATATGAATGTTGTTCAACATGATATATGTGATATCAACACTAATGACAGAATTAAAGAAATTTGTTCTATTGAACCAGATATTATTATTGGCGGACCTCCGTGTCAAGGTTTCAGTATTGCTGGCTCTGCTCAAAAAGATCCTAAAGATCCTAGAAATAGTCTATTTTTAAATTTTGCTCAATGGATAAATTGTCTTAGACCTAAAGCTTTTATAATGGAAAATGTTAAAGGCTTACTTTCTCGTAAAAACACTGAAGGTGAAAAAGTTATAAACATTATTAAAAAGACCTTTGAAGAGATCGGATATTTTGTTGAAATATGGCTACTCAATTCTGCTGAATATGGTGTGCCACAAATTAGAGAACGTGTGTTTATTGTTGGAAATACACTAGGAAAAACATTAGGAACTCCCCTAAAAACCCATAGTTTAAACTTATCAAATATGAAGGATTTTCAATTATCATCTCTTGAAAACACGGGCTTATTTCCTTCCCTTAGCTTATGGGATGCTATCTCAGATTTACCATCACTTAATGCCCGTGAGGGTAAAGAAGAACAGTCTTATATTTCATTACCCCAAAATATATATCAAAACTGGATTAGGAATAGCAGTCAGGTACTTTATAATCATGTTGCAATGGAACATTCCCAGAGGGTTGTAGAACGATTTAAACAGATTAAATGGGGTGAATCTAGTTCGGACGTACCAAAGAATTATAGTGCTAGACGACGTAGTGGAAATGGTGAGTTATCTATGATAAGTTACGATCAAAACAACCGTCGTTTGCATCCCTACAAGCCATCGCATACCATAGCAGCATCGTTTTATGCTAACTTTGTTCATCCTTTTCAGGATCGTAATTTAACAGCTAGAGAAGGGGCGCGTATTCAATCTTTTCCTGATAAATATCGTTTTTTAGGAAAGAAAACTGTTGTTTCTCACAAGTTACTACACCGAGAAGAAAGATTCAATGAGCAATTTTTGTGCCAGTATAATCAAGTAGGTAATGCTGTACCACCAATTCTTGCTAAAGCAATTGCACTTCATCTTAAAGAACAACTAAAGCTATGCCCGCAAGCTCTAGAAATCCTCTAG
- a CDS encoding Bpu10I family restriction endonuclease, with protein MPASSRNPLVHGSNLEQKESHCTKYRDADSKRYLSEIRIEYNKWKLANSQLLGPTATPTNKDDEVIFKRIKLLSEYKDFLDAQHYAEKFDSRSNLHSSVLKEFLYYLFRDLAKDFGENALIGKSHTFKDIFFVPPTYSEMLKRPYARIEKKDHDFVIGATIQASFESAIPPELDENPGEILEILKEEPESYSEVTVTGNTETHIFDIPIVAIECKTYLDKTMLEGSSRAAEELKARNPNSLYIVVMEWIKLTNDVNLRKYKVDQIYVLRQQKNTDREFR; from the coding sequence ATGCCCGCAAGCTCTAGAAATCCTCTAGTTCACGGTTCTAATCTTGAACAGAAAGAAAGTCATTGTACAAAATACAGAGATGCTGATAGTAAAAGATATCTGAGCGAGATCAGGATTGAGTACAACAAGTGGAAATTAGCAAACTCGCAACTGCTGGGACCGACAGCAACTCCTACTAATAAGGATGATGAAGTCATTTTCAAAAGAATAAAACTTCTCTCGGAATACAAAGACTTTTTAGATGCACAGCATTATGCTGAGAAATTTGATTCTAGATCCAATCTTCATTCAAGCGTACTGAAAGAATTTCTCTATTATTTATTCAGGGATTTGGCAAAAGACTTTGGTGAAAATGCTCTGATTGGCAAATCACATACATTCAAAGATATCTTTTTTGTGCCACCCACATATTCTGAAATGCTTAAGCGTCCATATGCTCGTATAGAAAAAAAAGATCATGACTTTGTAATTGGAGCAACTATTCAAGCCTCCTTTGAATCAGCAATTCCACCAGAGCTAGATGAAAATCCTGGAGAAATATTAGAGATTCTGAAAGAAGAACCAGAAAGCTACTCAGAAGTTACAGTTACAGGTAATACCGAAACCCACATTTTTGATATTCCGATCGTTGCTATTGAATGTAAGACCTATCTTGACAAAACTATGCTCGAAGGTTCATCAAGAGCAGCCGAGGAATTGAAAGCACGAAATCCCAATAGTTTGTATATAGTGGTCATGGAGTGGATTAAACTAACTAACGATGTCAATCTGAGAAAGTATAAAGTAGACCAAATCTATGTACTACGTCAGCAAAAAAATACCGACCGAGAATTTAGATAA
- a CDS encoding Uma2 family endonuclease has translation MTTLLIQSESTLLSVILPGSESMTTKQFYEFCQINRDLRIERSANGEVIVMPPAFSDTGNRNLKIGQQLANWADRDGTGEAFDSNSGFTLPNGAIRAPDASWIKLERWNALTEQQKASFAPICPDFVIELRSNSDTLKSLQAKMQEYIANGALLGWLIDRQNRKVYIYRPNQEAEVSDNPESVSGDPELPGFVLQMAKIW, from the coding sequence ATGACTACATTACTAATTCAAAGCGAAAGCACTTTGCTATCGGTAATTCTTCCCGGAAGCGAATCGATGACGACAAAACAGTTTTATGAATTTTGTCAGATAAATCGAGATTTACGTATTGAGCGTAGCGCTAATGGAGAAGTAATTGTTATGCCGCCAGCTTTTTCTGATACAGGTAATCGTAACCTTAAAATTGGTCAACAACTGGCAAACTGGGCAGATAGAGACGGTACAGGCGAGGCTTTTGACTCTAATTCAGGCTTTACCTTACCTAATGGTGCAATCCGCGCTCCCGATGCCTCGTGGATTAAGTTAGAACGCTGGAACGCTTTAACAGAGCAGCAAAAAGCTTCTTTTGCCCCAATTTGTCCAGATTTTGTAATTGAGTTGCGCTCTAACAGCGATACTCTAAAAAGTTTACAAGCCAAAATGCAAGAATATATCGCAAATGGTGCATTATTAGGTTGGTTAATCGATCGCCAAAACCGTAAAGTTTACATTTATCGTCCTAATCAGGAAGCAGAAGTATCAGATAATCCTGAATCAGTAAGCGGAGATCCAGAGTTACCGGGATTTGTACTACAAATGGCGAAAATTTGGTAA
- a CDS encoding GNAT family N-acetyltransferase → MVQLQYQDFVIRDWETRDSNSASELIRSVLSDYGLSWESTGADLDVINVEECYLAKGGEFWVIERQNIIVGTGAYYRTCRGKNAVEIRKMYLLPTVRGKGLGRYLLQELENAIARRGFKQILIETASVLAEAVKLYETSGYLPTEGVETARCDRVYFKNL, encoded by the coding sequence ATGGTTCAACTTCAATACCAAGACTTTGTAATTAGAGATTGGGAAACGCGCGATAGCAATTCCGCTTCGGAGCTAATTCGTTCGGTACTTAGCGATTACGGCTTATCCTGGGAGTCAACGGGCGCAGACTTGGATGTCATCAATGTTGAAGAATGCTATTTAGCTAAGGGCGGCGAATTTTGGGTAATTGAACGGCAAAATATTATCGTGGGGACGGGTGCTTATTATCGCACTTGTCGCGGTAAAAATGCCGTAGAAATTCGCAAAATGTATCTATTACCAACAGTTAGAGGCAAGGGATTAGGAAGATATTTGTTGCAAGAATTGGAAAACGCGATCGCCCGTAGGGGTTTTAAACAAATCTTGATAGAAACCGCTAGTGTTTTAGCCGAAGCTGTCAAACTCTACGAAACTAGCGGTTATTTGCCTACTGAAGGTGTGGAGACAGCCAGATGCGATCGTGTTTATTTCAAAAATCTCTAA
- a CDS encoding NAD(P)H-quinone oxidoreductase subunit J, with amino-acid sequence MAEESTPEQPQETATPEASQLVEAGKTSRWLTENGFAHEAIERDRSGTEIIKVDREYLLPVATALYAYGYNYLQFQCGYDLGAGQDLVSVYHLIKVSDNADRPQEVRVKVFLPRTDPIVPSVYWIWKTADFQERETFDMLGIVYEGHPNLKRILMPEDWVGWPLRKDYISPDFYELQDAF; translated from the coding sequence GTGGCAGAAGAATCAACACCAGAACAACCCCAAGAAACAGCCACTCCCGAAGCCTCTCAGTTGGTAGAAGCTGGTAAAACATCCCGATGGCTAACAGAAAATGGTTTTGCTCATGAAGCGATAGAACGCGATCGCAGTGGCACAGAAATTATTAAAGTTGACCGTGAGTATTTACTACCCGTTGCTACGGCTCTTTATGCTTATGGGTATAATTACTTACAATTCCAGTGCGGCTACGATTTAGGCGCTGGGCAAGATTTGGTTAGCGTCTATCACTTAATTAAAGTTAGCGACAACGCCGATCGCCCCCAAGAAGTACGCGTTAAAGTCTTTTTACCGCGAACAGATCCTATAGTGCCTTCAGTATACTGGATTTGGAAAACTGCCGACTTCCAAGAGCGCGAAACGTTTGATATGTTGGGGATTGTCTACGAAGGACACCCAAACTTAAAGCGAATTTTGATGCCGGAAGATTGGGTAGGTTGGCCGTTGCGAAAAGATTATATTTCCCCGGACTTTTACGAGTTACAAGACGCTTTTTAG
- a CDS encoding NADH dehydrogenase subunit K codes for MVLNTNKTPNTTGEQQERIINPIDRSSVTQDLSENVILTTVDDLYNWSKLSSLWPLLFGTACCFIEFAALIGSRFDFDRFGLIPRSSPRQADLIITAGTITMKMAPQLVRLYEQMPDPKYVIAMGACTITGGMFSVDSPTAVRGVDKLIPVDVYLPGCPPRPEAIIDAIIKLRKKISNNSIQERGQIQQIHRYYSTTHNMKVVDSVLTGKYLQSATRTTAPKELSEGMGMPVAPALQQIEKERS; via the coding sequence ATGGTCTTGAATACTAATAAGACACCAAATACTACGGGCGAGCAGCAAGAGCGAATTATTAACCCCATTGATCGCTCTAGCGTTACTCAAGACCTGTCAGAAAATGTCATTCTCACCACTGTAGACGACCTCTACAATTGGTCGAAACTTTCTAGTTTGTGGCCTTTATTATTTGGTACTGCCTGCTGTTTCATCGAATTTGCCGCCCTCATTGGTTCGCGGTTTGATTTTGACCGTTTTGGTCTAATCCCGCGTTCTAGCCCTAGGCAAGCCGATTTGATCATCACGGCGGGGACGATCACAATGAAAATGGCTCCCCAATTGGTAAGGCTTTACGAGCAAATGCCCGATCCCAAATACGTGATTGCTATGGGTGCTTGCACAATTACTGGGGGAATGTTTAGCGTAGATTCGCCAACCGCCGTAAGAGGTGTAGATAAGCTAATTCCTGTAGATGTCTATTTACCTGGTTGTCCGCCTCGACCGGAAGCAATTATCGATGCAATTATTAAATTGCGGAAAAAAATTAGCAATAACTCCATTCAAGAGCGCGGTCAAATTCAGCAAATTCATCGTTACTACAGCACTACCCACAACATGAAGGTAGTGGATTCAGTATTGACAGGAAAATACTTGCAGTCCGCAACTCGCACCACCGCACCCAAAGAATTGAGCGAAGGAATGGGAATGCCTGTAGCACCAGCTTTACAGCAAATAGAAAAGGAGCGCTCATAG